The DNA sequence gtttaaaattattccagaatgttttttcatctttaaaatgtgtcTTGGATCTATACTAGGTGCTGAAGATACAGCAACTAATTACTAAAGTTAATTAATTACTAAGGTGGCCAGGAAAGTGTCTCCTGCTCTCATTGCAATCACAGACTAGTTAGGAGTTAGACAAGCAAACAGGTGATTCCGGCAGCCTGGGAACAATTCTATGATGGGATCTGGGGAACCAAAGGATTATAGAAGCACACAAGAGATGGTCCAAGCGGGAATATGGACTCACCATAACTCTGAAAAAGAGAGGACAGAGATAACGCGccattccatttcacagatgaagaaacagggcTCCGGGAGGTCCAGTGGCCTACAGTCAATACAATTAAGTGATGGAGCCAAGATTGCCAACTCTTACCCTTTCCTTCCACTGCACAATGGTATTCAGTTTATCTAAAAAGAGAGAGCAAACTAGCATCAAAACACCAGTGGATGATACAAATACATTTCCCAGTTATAACTGTGGAGTATCACATAGACTCACAGGTTGCTGAGGGTTTTTAAGTGACTAGAGCCCAGCAAGTTTGAGATGGGGAGGTTTCATGGAGACAATAAATGCTGAGCAGTTCttaaagagaaatcagagaatCCTGTGgcaaagagagaaggggaagggattGAAGATGAAAGGATCACCTTGGTTGGCTCCTTAGAGGTGGGAACTGACAAGATGTGGCCACGCGTGGTCCTCTACAGCAGGCACCCAGGCCAAGCTGTAGCTAGAGATAAGAACATTCAGGTGAGGTGAAACCACCCCTGAGACTTGACAGCTCTAAGAGGCGCTGTGACTGTCTCCCAATCTAGATTTCTTCTGATTGTATGAAAAAAGGAAGCACAGAAGTTAAAGAGAAGAATGCATAATAATTTAGGAAAGATGCAAGCCAAAGTTTTGTCTAAATTATTTAGGGAATTCCTAAATAACTTGACTATTGAGAGTCAGTCACATTTTTGGTGGCCACAGATTGTGAccatttctgctgttttcttaGAAAATAGAATTCTTAGAATCTAGATTTCTTCAAAAATAGATTTCTTAGAATCTAGCCTTAttctaaaagcattttttttaactgccTCGTTTTTTGGTTTACTCCTCCTGTCATAGTCCCCTTGTGCATAGAATTTTAAACATCTTGCTCTTTCCTTGAAACTGGGAATATCTTTGTTAGTCTATTAAAAATGTGAGGATTCTCAGCCTTTTTGAACAATAGGTCATAACAATCGCCAAAATGTTGGTTTAGCTCTTAATAtgttcaaatttaatttaaattcaaaggATTGCTGCTATAGACTACATGTCGATTATTgaccatttcaaatattttggtcCAACCCATTAGATCCCAAAGTTCCTTGCTCCCCAGAGAACTGATTTTTGACGATGGACGTCTAAGCAGCCTTTAAAATGCCCAACCAAATGCTGAACTGTCATAGTAGCTGGGTAAGAGATAAGGGGTAAGAAAAGTATCCAGTCATCCAACCACATTTCTGCTTTTTTGTACAAGCTTCAGGTGAAATACAGTCACTCAATAAagtccttctctttgtctttccctccctccctttctctttccccattcGCCTAGAGAGGAGAACCCTAAACCCCTTGGATCCCTGCCAGCAGCACCAAAAGAATCTCTTGACTATTTTCCCAGGGAATTCCTGCCTTAAATGTCAGCAGAGCACAACTTCCCAGCCAAAGCAGAGTCTGCCTGGATCTGAATCAACGAAAATGTGCCTGCTATACCAAAGGGGAAAACCGGGATCCATGGGGCATGGGGCAGGAGTGGAGATTTAGTGAAGGGTTCTGAGTCCATTGGAAAGGTCAAGGTTTTCTCACATTCACCTCACTGAGGAACAGGAGGCCAAGTCAGACATTTTGGTTCCTTGCTGGAATTTTggttgtgatttttattttcctcttttggtgGTGAACTATATTTCTGGAAACCACTCTGAATTATCACAATAAGGTAACACCtctttgaaaaggaaatgaagctcCGTTAAAGCCCTTTGTTATGGTGGTTGCGGTTGCCGCTgttgttctgtttgtttgtttttaaggaacaTACTGATATATAAGTGCTCTGGTAGGAACTCATGACACTGTGATtcatgaaaagcaaaataagattTATGAGGTGAGATCGAATCTACCCTTACTGGCCTGGAGACACTTCCCGTGTGGTACTGAGGCATTGCTGGCATTTTTAGTGCTTTTGTGTTAGTCTTCAAACTCTGAAtacaggaagaaataataaaagttttgagGGCAGCATTGGGAGGCGCTCACAAATCCCAAAGACATACATCGGCACCAAAGGAAAACAGTACGAGGTAGTAGATTAAAAATTCAGAAGCAAAGTGTGTTAATCGGCTAGTTTTTGCTGAGTactcttgtaattttcatttatccTTCTTTAATTTTCCTCATATGTTACTGACCTACAACTTGACAAGGCTATTGACAAAGCTGAAAATTCACAAGTTTGCTTGACATAAAGGAGTGATTTTAAACCAACATGCCTTgttaccaccccccccccccccccccgccagcaAAGATCACAGCACAGAACAGTAGGAAAGTCAAGAAGATTTCATcaataaattattccatttttaaatgaattaagcTCCTTTAAAGTTACCAGTGGGGGAAAAGATTAGATTCTAAATCTCATTTGGTTCTAGGATCAGACCAGTTCAAAACTAATCAACTTAGAAGCTATTACTTATATCGGCCAAGTTCCCCACCTCATACTGCCCCCCATATCACCACAAGCTCATTTTAGCTGCTTCCTTCCATCATTGTAACCTGCGTGCATCGCCACAGACAATCCTATTGGAAATTTCTGTCCCGAGTCCAAAGAAAAAGTGGGCAAGTAGCTGGTTATCGCACAGGGCTGAAAGGTTGCAGGAGGATCAATAATACCATCTCAAATATAAAAAGGATGATAAGTAATGCGTAATAAGAAAAACTACCTCCAGTAGGTGAAGGGTTAATCCCTGGTCAATTTTAAGCCATTCTGCTGAGAATAATAATAAGTGTATCAGTTGATGCCAATTAGGGTGGTCCTTCCCTTGATGGGAACAGCCATCCCTTTGGAACTAGACTGTCAACACATTCTACCAGGGCAGTGATCAGCCAgccagaagaaagggaaagggtCTGAGAAACTGTGGTAACCAAGTTTTGTTGGCACATTGTAAAATGGTGACGGGAACTGCCAGTGCCATGGTGTGAATGCTAAAGATCCTAGGGCAACTTGCAAAGAGTGGACCTGAAAAATGCCCCCAACAACCAGCAATCCCCAGGAGCACCACTCTTTGTGGGTGCCTATGGATAGGACCACAGGCCTCATCCACAGGAAGAACCTAACACTGCAGCATTGCTCCTTGCGCGCATGGACCTCACAAACACTTCTGACTCAATGTTCTTAGAGTCAGACCAATTACATTTAGCACATCTGCCTAGAGAGtcaaagttttcaaatttctaaaaaaacATTTTGCACccttttttttatctcattctaaAATCTGAATGGTAAACAGCTTTAAGAATCAACCTTTTAAGTCTTCTTTGTAAATTCACATAAATTCCCCCTTTTCTTCTCATCAGAATTTGTTCTGACTTTCAGGGAGCACATTCTGTAAAGGCTGAAACCCCTGATGGACAACCATCAGTGCTCAACCACATTATTAAAGGATACATTCAATCTTTGTTATCTGAGAATGCTTCAAACAGTAATAAAGTGCTCCTCTGAAATTCACACTCAAAATCTTAAGTCCTCTTCCTAAGGAGAGCTTTTCACTCATTCCCAGGTCTCAAGTACCCaaattagacaagaaaacaaaaaaactgtgaTGTGAAAGTACAATagtttttgttcttctctcttctgtatttcttctttgccaCACTTCATCCTGAAAAACACTTGGCTCTGAATGAGACGATAGGTGGAGAAGcggggcagggatggggagaaTCCCATGGGTAAATGTAAATTGTCACAGTTCTAGTTGTTGGCTTCAGTGGTGGGCTCACGGACATTCATTgaattattaaaaagtaattaattaactattacaaaataaaagagagcCATATACGTACCAGTGATGATAGAGTGTAATAAACCAAGGATTGTGATTATTTCAATTCTAGGCACCTGAggtccttttaaagaaaaaaattgagatagtGATGCAGGCAGCTAATTCTCAGACCTTCCAGAGTTCACCAAACTCCTTAGTCAGGGATGCCCTCATGTGCGGTTGCACAGGGCCCTGCATTTAGGAAGGCCCCACATTTAATTTAATGTCTTACTGTTGcaatcttgaaattcttaataatttttgaacaagaagCCTTGCattcattttgcactgagcccCACAAATGATGTAGTCGGTCTTGTCTCTAGGTTTCCAGACAGTATATTTACCTACAGTTCCCAAAAATCTTCTACCCACCCAAcctctgtaatttttaaatttgctacATCTTACCCAACAATTGTTGTTAATATAGCAGCCAGGTGAGTACCCTGGAGTAGtctcatttcctgtttttccttccttcctcttatcCAAATCAGTGCCACCCAGGCTACAAATGGACCTGCAGTTATCTTTATGCTTAAACTGCTGCTTCTCAGTTCAAAAACTTCAGATAGAACCCACTGGATATTTTGCCACTCAAAAACAAACGCACTGCAGCTGAGATTTCAGTCATCTCAAGTGCTGGATAATGCAAATCTGTTTTCTAATGGTTGCCCGATTTCAACCACAACACATCACCAAACAAGACAAATTCTCAGCAATTCTTTGTAAGAGAAAGAACTCAAAGCTTTGGAGAAATCCTCCTTTTCAAAGATTACCAGCTAAAGAAACAATGTAAGCAAACGTTTTTGTGTTCCTGAAATGCCCTGTGTCCATAGTGATCAGGTAGAGAGAAGTTATTTCAAGTTCAAATATAACTTGGCGATTGCCACATGGTGCAGAATCTTTCCACCCCTAGACTCCAAAAACCCAATCAGACAAGTGGCCGTAATCTGACTCCCAGCACACTGGGAGCTGCGGGCAGGCAATGAGAGCTGCACTCTGGCCAGGGAAGGCATGAGCGACAGACCTGCAGCCAGGCGGTGGGGGTAAGTCCTTCTTTGCCTTAAGGGAACAATGCTCAGGGCCAAAAGATGAAACTCAGATTCTTTTACTACAGGTATTTGTGCCCTCGCAGGCAGAATCTAAAAGGAAACTCTAGGGCAGATGGGTGGTTCTTTTAGATCTGGGCACTGGGCACATTCATAAGAGAGGTACAGAGAAGGTAGAAGGGATGCTTTGTAGCAAAATCCTCCATATATGCCAGACCTGTGAAAGCACAGGAAAACTACCCCATGGAGGTAAATCTATCTGTAGTATTTTCATCAGGAAAAGTACTCACCCGGGGGCTTGGCTGTCGGGAAGTGGATCGGGCTGGGTGTTCAGCTAGAAAGTAATGTGTCTGGGTCAATACAACCAGGGCACATCAACAAACCCCCTTTGTTCTggggaaaaagaagcaaaacaaatgatGTTGATCCATATCCAGAGTGTGAACATTGATGATCACAGCAGGGCGCTATGGCAGACGCTGGGGTGAGCACTTGAAAGGCCAGAGGTATGTACGTGCTTCAGAAACTTTGGGGTTCAAAGCCGACTGAGGTTGGTCACTCTGCCCTGTAAGGAGGTCagatttttgtgggttttctaaAAAAGCTAAATGTAGTTTTAAGgaatatatttgtgtttgtgttttttgtttttttagtttctctggCTGATGAAAATTTGAAGCTAGGAGAACGACTGAGTTTCTTAAATTAGGTCTCTGGAGAGGTAGACAGATGCATAAGAGAATGAGCAGGAGAGCAAACTCAGGGACCTGGGGAGagtgaggggagaaggggagaagccAGGAGGTGGCCTCTCCCTGGGCCCGCCCCTCCTGGTATTCTCCTATTTGGCTGAAAAGGGACCTGCTTCCTGCCCACCAGCTGCCTCAGCTTCCTGCTTCGTCCGCTTTCTTTTCCCCACTAAATCCAGCCACAGATGACCAGCACCTGTGATACCACCTTGCCCCTTTGCCATCCCGGCTACAGCCGTGGGCAGCTGGTGAGTTCAGAAGCCACCCTCAcaacttctttttcaatttgtgaGTTCTTTGAGTTTCTCCCCCTTTGGGATATTTTTAATGCCTCTCCCAGGGCACCCTATTTttgcctctttattttctcttctctagggAGTGTGATGTCATTGTCCTCCCAGCTGGGGGGTTTCATAATTACTCAATCTGAGCAGTTCACTTGGGCAACGGAcgctgggggcagggctggctgtTCCCCTTCTGGAGCCACCAGGACTTGGGCAGAAAATGGGTTTCTCTTTCCAACTCTGAAGCAAAGCCCCAGATCAAACCAGAGGCTGAGCTGAGATCCTAAAGGTCAAGGGAAAGTTCCCCTAGCTCTTTTGGGCACAGCATTTCCCTACTTCCCACCCAGAACCCAGGCTCCTGGGGACAGTAAGTGATATGGCGGGGGAAAGGGCTCCACTCAGTAATGTGTGGAAAGGAAAGCTGCCATACCACAAATCTGTTAAAATATGTGGCTGTCTTGCCCAACCCTTTTCATAGTCCTCTGTGATCAGTCTGCTAACTGCTCTCCACACTCCTTGGCTTCCAGGCTATCACAGGCAAAGGATAAGGGCACATGTTTTGAATAATGGAGTAACCGGGGTAACCGCCCCTCCAAGGGCGATCCTAGCCGTTTCTTGCCAGAACGAGCAGTTGGCATTAATATCCTCAAACTTCATCCCTGCTCAGCTCCAAAGATCCGCAGACACTAAGAGGCAAAGAGACTGGAGGAAGAAAGTGTCTTCCCTCCCAATGGCTGCCCTGCTGCTCTCCAACCTCCCTcaccctccctcaccctccctcGCTCTCCTCCcttaccctcccctcccccctcctcctccgccCGCGaccatgacacacacacacacaagctccCCTAGGAAGAGGTATCCCGTCTTGCAGGGCCAACCAGAAGGAGGAGCAGGCTGTCCAGAAGACACTAGAGAAACACCGCTTCCCGCGGAGCCTCGCACTCTGAGGACCAGTCCCCCTGCCACACCCCCTTTCGTCCTCGCCTGCCGCGGTGGCGCCTCCCCGGTTTTCAGCCGCACTAGGGCGCCTGGGCGGGCGGGCAGGGTGCCCGGGGCGCTGCTTGCAGACGCCGGCCTCCAGGATCCCTTTGGGGAGCTTTATCTGAGGGGTAACCTCAGGGTTTGAGAGAGGGTCAGGCAGGAGAAGGGACTGTCCCCTGACACTACAGAAGGACCGCAGAGGCCAGGACGCAGCTTTCCCAGGCGAGGCTGCCGGGCCGCCGAGGAGGCCTGCGGGCGGGCAGGGCGCAGGTCCCAGGCTGATAAGCGGTTCTGTTTGTCCACCTGGCCGTTGCCCGGGAGCCTGGCAAGGGCCTGGGAGTGGCCGCTCCCCTGCCTTTGGAGAGGCGCTGCAGGCTCCTCTGGGGCTGAGAGTGACACGTCGCGCGCCGCACGTCCAGACCCGGGCGGCCACGAGGTCCCTCGGCGGCCCGGCTCCGGGACTCCTCCCGCTGGCAGGGACAAAGAGGGAGTGTCCCGTCCCAGCTCAGGCCCTGCCAGTTCCCGCCGCCGAAGCCAGTCACCATGAGCTCCCCTCCCCGCAACGAGTTTACCTTCTGGGAAGACAGACTTCCAGCATTCCTGGCTTCCCAGCAGACCTCCGGTTAATCCAGTCTGAACTGGGGAGAGGCGAGGGAGCATCACGCTCTAAAAGCCAGTTTCAGAATGCTAGGTTCAGCAATAAATTAACGAAACTGATAAAGAgctccctttttaaaattgttttatgttcaaaatataaatagtatCTGAAAAGCACATTGAACTTAAAAACTTGTTCTGAGGGAATTAACTATAGGGTAAATATATTTTActcaatttttaaggaaattgatATAGACATTTTCCTTTCTAGGAACACTTCAGATAATTTTCCAGTGAAATTGGATGAtctttgaatattaaataaaaggaGACTAGAATAACAATCTCTTGATTATTAATTAAGGAGACAATTAATTAAGGAGATGTTCCAGAAGCATTCTTTCTTGGTCTGCAAGTAACCATGAGAGGGGCCCTGCCCACATTAGGGCAATACTACAGGCCTGGCATCTTCACCTAAATTCATAAACCCTGGTTTGGTAGCCTCTGATGCCAATTCGTCTTTCTTTTCAGTAAGTGTGGACCTTTGTGTAGAAGAGAGAGCATCATGGTGGCCTTCAAAGGGGTCTGGACTCAAGCTTTCTGGAAAGCAGTCACCGCGGAATTTCTGGCTATGCTTATTTTCGTTCTCCTCAGCCTGGGATCCACCATCAACTGGGGTGGAACGGAAAAGCCCTTACCCGTCGACATGGTTCTCATCTCTCTTTGCTTTGGACTCAGCATTGCCACTATGGTGCAGTGCTTCGGCCACATCAGTGGCGGCCACATCAACCCCGCTGTGACCGTGGCCATGGTGTGCACCAGGAAGATTAGCATCGCCAAGTCTGTCTTCTACATTGCAGCCCAGTGCCTGGGTGCCATCATTGGAGCGGGCATTCTCTACCTCGTCACACCTCCGAGTGTGGTGGGGGGCTTGGGAGTCACCACGGTAACATCCTTAACTCTTCTTTTCAAACTAGGACTCCAGGCTTCTTACATACTCTGCTAGATGACACCCTGGTGGCCTGAGAGACCTTCTTAAGATTGCTGATTTATTCCCAAGGAATTTCAGATGATTCTTGATAGGGGTGAAACTGATTCCACCAACACTGACTATATCATATGAAATCATTGTTTGCTAGTGAGTCACTTGGACATTGCTAAGTCTGGGTGGCACAAAAATCgtgttggtttttttcccctctctctcatcCCAGTGACCATACTGACTATATAGTTAATCAAAGGCgtttttattacaattatttgttGGTTCCCTAGCATAGGAAACAGTTTTGTTTCTTGTCATGTTCATAAGATTTAAAATGATCTACATCGAGTcacacttgaaaaaataaatgggccTTTGATCCTAGTTTTGTTCTTAGCTGATTAGGAATATCATTtgttagctcagcaccagggTTGATTAAAAACCCGCACACAGTTTAAATGTTAATTGAAatgtatattaattaatttaaacctAATTAATGGATTTAATCATTGCCTTATAAAATTCCAAGACTCAAGAAACTCTTTTCTAAGATAAGTGCAGCAGTGGCACATTTTGCTCCCTTTGTAGAAACGGACATTCAGCACAAACTCCCGTTTAGTCATTGTAAGAGTAATGAATTACCTGTGATGGCCCCAAATGGGTagaaatttattccttcttttttggggggtctGGGGGACAGTGTCTCAATTGACAGTGGGATAGAAGATTCAAATTAACCATCAGTTTTTACAGGGATAAAATATGCTTTTCTCAATGTTATGTTGTCATAGAAAATGTACTCTTGCTTCAATTCAGATggagtatttttctctttgtaggTTCATGGAAATCTCAGCGCTGGTCATGGTCTCCTGGTGGAGTTGATAATCACATTTCAGTTGGTGTTTACTATTTTCGCCAGCTGTGATTCCAAACGGACTGATGTCACTGGTTCAATAGCTTTAGCAATTGGATTTTCTGTGGCAATTGGACATTTATTTGCAGTAAGTTTCCAAGTCCATTTAAATAATTGATCCATTTCATTTATCCTCCCCCTAGAGCTGGCCTGAAGATGTTGTGTTTTATAGCTGTAGTTCTTTAGTATCCAGCCACGTCTGTCCATTTTCGGTGATTATTATGCTAACTGTGATGAGAATGTTGATACGGCTGCTAACATCTTGAGTTCCTCTAACTAACTTGGCAAATGGCAGCAAATTCCCGTGAATGATACCTGTTAGTAGCTGTGTTTCAGCAATGCctgaagttgttttctttttccctctagaTCAATTACACTGGTGCCAGCATGAACCCCGCCCGATCCTTTGGACCTGCAGTTATCATGGGAAATTGGGAAAACCATTGGGTAACCATCATGTTGATAGTTTCCATCTTTCTACAGTTGAGGACAATTACCCATGGAgctcttggtttttatttttttttcattatattgcTCACTAGTTTCTCTTACTTCCTCTCAACCTTGACCCCCTCCCCCTACTTTATTACATCTTTCATAAAGACTAGGGAGAGACTAGAACAAACCTGCTGCAAAACATCTCATCTTATATCTGCTTTGGGCCTTCAgtaatagcctttttttttttaagcactgcTCTGGGTACTGTATCTGACAGACTGCAGCAGAATATATTGTACATGGAGGTTGCCTATGTGGAACAAGTTACAATCAGGATGGTGTAGTGAATATGGTGtttaataattgaaaataaagcCTTCCTGACAATGACAGGAAATATActtgccaaaaaaaagaagaaaaagaaagaaatgcttaaaaGCACTGCCTATAgcaaatatttacctttttgtttaCAGAAGCATGAACCCAATTAATAGTATGCAAGTTGGAAGCATGTGAACTGCAGATGGTGAGGAATAAATGGTGCAAATGTTTACACTATTATCACCATAAcgaaaggcagaaaaataaatgacgTTCAGAAAAGGCACACTTTTCATTATCATGTCTAATCTACTTATTAATGTGGTGGCAATGCCTCCAGAGAGCAGCGgtatccatttttaaatatcacaatccattttattttaattgtttcttacaaaaaaggaatttaaatccATTAAATGAATAATATGGCATTTTTGAAGGCCACTCACATACTAACATACAATAACCGATAAAAATATGAGACATATGTAAGCCAGCTTCAAATGGGGCTAACTTTTACTGTCATTTATATGTTGTGAATG is a window from the Equus quagga isolate Etosha38 chromosome 9, UCLA_HA_Equagga_1.0, whole genome shotgun sequence genome containing:
- the AQP4 gene encoding aquaporin-4 isoform X2, which encodes MSDRPAARRWGKCGPLCRRESIMVAFKGVWTQAFWKAVTAEFLAMLIFVLLSLGSTINWGGTEKPLPVDMVLISLCFGLSIATMVQCFGHISGGHINPAVTVAMVCTRKISIAKSVFYIAAQCLGAIIGAGILYLVTPPSVVGGLGVTTVHGNLSAGHGLLVELIITFQLVFTIFASCDSKRTDVTGSIALAIGFSVAIGHLFAINYTGASMNPARSFGPAVIMGNWENHWIYWVGPIIGAVLAGGLYEYVFCPDVELKRRFKEAFSKAAQQTKGSYMEVEDNRSQVETDDLILKPGVVHVIDIDRGEEKKGKDPSGEVLSSV
- the AQP4 gene encoding aquaporin-4 isoform X1, which codes for MITAGRYGRRWGEHLKGQSKCGPLCRRESIMVAFKGVWTQAFWKAVTAEFLAMLIFVLLSLGSTINWGGTEKPLPVDMVLISLCFGLSIATMVQCFGHISGGHINPAVTVAMVCTRKISIAKSVFYIAAQCLGAIIGAGILYLVTPPSVVGGLGVTTVHGNLSAGHGLLVELIITFQLVFTIFASCDSKRTDVTGSIALAIGFSVAIGHLFAINYTGASMNPARSFGPAVIMGNWENHWIYWVGPIIGAVLAGGLYEYVFCPDVELKRRFKEAFSKAAQQTKGSYMEVEDNRSQVETDDLILKPGVVHVIDIDRGEEKKGKDPSGEVLSSV